The segment TTGGCCTTTTCAGTAGGGGCCATGGCCCGTGCATAATCAGCATCAACCATAGCCTCATCTACAAGCTTGTTGGCGGAAACCATATCCTTGGCCGCTACGGCCGATTTGGCTGCCTCCAGCTTGGCCTCAGCCGACTTGAGAGGGGTTGGTGCATACACGTCAGCGTCAGCCGCTTTGGCGGCGTTGATATTCTCTTGCAGTAGGGGGAAACGTGAGCTAACTGTATCCGTTGTTGCGCACCCGGTTGCTATGCATACGCCAATAGCAGCCAGTCCCGTTGCGATATATCGCGAAACCATGTTTCTCTTCATACATAATCCTCCTTATTATTTGAACTGCAAACCGCGACCAGATATGCATACCAGCGATAGCTGATTCCGATTACCCTGCTTTTACCTTGTCGCTTTTTTATTACTCTGGCAATTGGACATAACAATCAAGTTTCCGTCATGACCTCTATTCCTGCCATGTTCTTCACCTTTGACATCCCAGAAACTTGCACCAAACCCGACCTAACATCAAATCAGGGACATAGTCGTATGTAACAAATCCATGCGCATCTCAGAAAGGTCGTTCGTTGGTATGATGGCTAGCACGATATGGATCGCTAATCTTAGCTGCAAGTGGCTTGCCAAGAACCGAATAATAATCATAATGTTGCATTCTTACCATAATAGCAGTAGGTTAGATTAATTGAAGAGAACTGCAGAAAAGTATGAAATGATTCGTTTGCCCTCAATATTTGGTGGAACCTCAACATATCGAGGGATACTTTGAAGGAGAGTGGATAGCCGAAAATAATTCTTTTTCTCCGGCCGGACTATTCCGAGCTTATACATCCTCGCTCTTAAAGTCCTCGGATGGCAATCGAACGCGTTATTGTGATATTATCTCCGAACCTTTTTAGCTTATGGTGGAACGGCTTTCAACTGGAAATCATCATTTTAGGATTTGCTCGATATCGAGCATTAGTAGGAGGTGATAGAGATAACCAGCGATGTCTTTTTGGTTAAGTATTACGGGTACAAAGGAGCTATGAAAACGCATCACCACTCAGTTAACGACTTCAATAAAAATAACCTACTAACAGATGAATAGGCGATTTCGTTGCTAAGGTGAAAGCGAGGTATTGGTTTCGATCACCTGTTTATTTACCCAGGCTGCCGAGCAGCTCGTCGGCAATGCCCGGGTTTTCGAGCCGCATGATGCTCTCTTCTGAGCGGCCGAAGCTCAGAAGGCTGACGCTGCCGTATCAGACGATCTTCTGATCGAATACCGCAAATTTCTGGTGGATGCTGGATTTGAACACCACGTGGATGCCGGCGGCGATCAGTGATGCCAATGCATCCTCCAGAAACGGGCGGTTTTTCTCCCTGAAATCTGCGGCCGTTCTTGTGACGACAACCACCTTGACCTTGCGGTCGTATGCAGCGCTTAGGAAGGGCAGCATCTGCGACACGCGCCTCTTCGTCACAAACGGACTGACAATCAGGATCTCACGCGACGCGTTCAGCAGATCGTTTTTGTAAACCGGCAGGAAGGTTGTGTTGTCGAAGATGATGTCCGTGGCTTCACCAGGAACGCTTTCCGCCCGCGCCTGGTATCCGATCGCGGCGTATCCGGACAGCTGTTTGTGGTACATCTTCTCCAGCATGGGGACATGGATGTCAATGTAGTCGTAGATACGGACCTCCCGCTTGTTTTCACAGAGCCGGTGGAGGCGGCCCGCGTATTGCTGGAGCGTTCCCTTCCAGGAGATGGGCATGGCCAGAAACAGCGTATCCAGGCGGGGCTCATCAAATCCCTCGCGATGTATCTCCCGGTCGCAATCAGCGTCAACGGCTTGTCGGCAGGCGTTGCGGGGATCCTGGCCAACGCTTCCCGAGTTTCTTTCGCTCCCTTGCCGCCGGTAAGCGTAATCACGTCGGGGATACTTTCCCGCAACTTTGCGGCCAGCAACGCCACGTGCGCGGTTCTTTCGGTGAGAACAAGGGAATTGCCGCCGTTTTGAAAGCAACGCAGGACATCCTCGGCAATCCGCTGATTTCTTGGTTCATTCGCGGCAATTGTGGCGTAGAGTTGCTGAATCGTCGGTTCCTTCCCTGCCGCCTCCAGCGGCGCCCGGAAACTCGTCAAGCGGGAAATGACATAATGCCTCTTTTCCGCCTGTTTTCTGGCATCTACCCGATACCGGATCGGCCCGCATTGCATGAAGATGATAGGATGGTGACCATCCCGTCGCGTCAGTGTGGCCGTCAAACCATAGACATATTTTGCGGCCAGTGCTGCAAATACAAGTAGCCATTTATAAAATTAAGGTATATTATCGAGTTGTGGTTGAACGATGGCGTTATTGGGGGATGATCGGGGGGATTTGTAACTTCCTGTAATCCACAAAATGTCACCATCGATGAAAACGCTTGATTACGAACGGAAATAAATTATGGCCATATTGGAAATCATTTAGGACAGTATTCTAAAATCCATATGTAGCCAGATTGAATATGATGGTTTTGAATGCACACGG is part of the Deltaproteobacteria bacterium genome and harbors:
- a CDS encoding DUF4398 domain-containing protein, which produces MKRNMVSRYIATGLAAIGVCIATGCATTDTVSSRFPLLQENINAAKAADADVYAPTPLKSAEAKLEAAKSAVAAKDMVSANKLVDEAMVDADYARAMAPTEKAKKAAMKLREDILAVRDEIKKIPAVK